The region ATACCCAGGACAGGCCGGCATCGCCGTGCAATAAACCGGTTAACCAGTTCCTTAAGAACGCCCACGGTCCCTGCGCCAGCCCCAGATGCTGACGAATGGCATCCAGCGCTTCCGCCGTGGCCTCCTGCTCGCTGGAACGGGCGCGCAGCAGACTGAGCGCCGGGTCGGCGTCAGACAACCAGGGCAGCAGTCCGATCAGCACGATGAGGGTCAGGGCAGTCAACAGGCGTGAGGCCATGACCAGCAGCGAGGGTCGTAGTGTTGCAGGCAACCGAAACCACGTATCGCTCATGGCTTGGCATGTGCTCCATCGATGTGGGTCTGTACATCGATCAGGGCGCGTTCACGCGGGTCCCGGATAGCCTGACGCAAACGGGCGGATTCGCCCTGAATCACCCGCTCGTGGAGCAATGGAATAGCAGCGTTAGTCGCCAGAATCAGATTTTCGGCGGCCATGATCGCCTGGCGTCGCGCCTCTCCTGCGGGGGTGGCGGCCGCCTGTTTCAGCGCGTCGTCCACTTCTGGATTACACAGTTGCGAAATATTGAATGAGCCTTTGCAGGAAAAGTCGCTATACAGGTAAGCCACCGGATCGCCTGAATCCAGCACGGTGGCGCGAGATAAAATAAAGGCATCGAAATGGCCGGCCAGCACATCCGCTTCTATCTGCGAATATTCGCGTACCTCCTGTTTCACCGTGAAGCCGGCGGCGGTCAACTGTTGGGCCAGATAAACCGCCACTTCCGGCAACTCCGCCCGGTCGCTGAAGGTCGCCAGCGTGATCGTCGCGCCGTTCGGGGCTCGGGCTGCGGTGGGTGCCACCACCGGTTGACGCAGCGCCGCGGCCCACTGTACCGCTGGGCCAAGTAGCCCGGCCGCCACGTCAGCCCGGTTTTCATACACGTTTTTGACCAGAATATCGCGGTGGATTGCATCACGCGCTGCGGCCCGCAGACCCGGATCGCTGAAAACACCACGCCGGGTGTTGAGGTACAGCGTGTTGGTGCGAGGCATCGGCACTTCATGCACCAGCGCTGGGTCCAGCAGCGGGGCCTGCGAAACCGGGATCGCCTCCACCAGATCGGCCGTGCCGGTGCGTAATGCGGCGGTACGGGCGGCGCTGTCCGGGACGAAATCGACATCAATGCCCGGTGCCGTGGCTTTGTTGCCCCAGTAGCCGTCAAAACGATCCAACCGAGCGCTGCTGGTGCCGTTAACCTGCGTCAGAACGAACGGGCCGGTGCCGGTTTTGACCGGGCTGACCACGCCGTTGGCGCCGTAAGCGGCGGGCGAGAGTAGGGTGAGCTGAGGGCTGGATAACCGTTGCGGCAGCAGTGGGTCGCGGGTGGCGGTTTTAATCTGCACGGTGTGAGCGTCTTCCTCTACGACACTCAGCGTTACGCCGTCAAGGATGCGTGGTTTCGGCGTGGCGTGTGTGGCGGCGGTCAGCGCATTGACCACGGCACTGGCGTTGAAATCGCTGCCGTCGTGAAATTTGACGCCGTCGCGCAGGGTAAAGCGCCAGGTGAGCGCATCCAGTTGTTGCCAGTGCGTCGCCAGCGCGGGTTGCGCATCGCCGTTGGCATCAAGCACCACCAGCGTTTCGCCGGCACGCCAGCGCGACAGCTTGAACGCATCATCGCTGAATGGCGACAATGCTGAACGCGGCGGCAGCAGCATCGCCAGCCGAATCCGCGACGAGTCTGCGCCGGTGGCGGCGGGCTCCGGTTTGTCAAAACAACCGGCAAGCAACAGGGTGGATGCCAGCGTAGCAACCACCTTCAGAGAGGGGGAGCGAAACATACGCATTCCTTATGGTATTGGAAAGTTCAATCAAAAGCCGGCAGCGTCGGCACGGCCGCCAGCAATGCCTGGGTATGAAAATGGAATGGCTCGGCGAGCAGTTCTGACAGCGGGCGGTCTTCCACCAGACTGCCGTTGTACATCACCAATACCCGCTGGCAGAGTGCCGCCACGACCGACAGGTCATGGGAAACCAGCAATAATCCCATGCCATGACGGCGCGATAGCGTATCGAGCAGCGTAGTGATTTGCTGGCGCAGCGGCAGGTCGAGCCCACTCACCGGTTCGTCCGCCAGCAGAAACGCCGGGCGTAGCGCAATGGCTCTGGCAATGGCGACTCGCTGAGCCTGACCGCCGGATAGCGATTCGGCCCGCTGATGCAGCAGGGTTAACGGCAGGTCGACCTGCTCCAGCACGTCACAGACCGTCTGTTTCAGGTTTTCCGCCATCCCCAGTTGCCGCAGCGGTTCGGCGATCAGCGCGAATACCGAGGCATGCGGCGCTAACGATCCCGCCGGATCCTGTGGGATGTATTGCACCAGCCGCCGGTACCAGCGTAACCGGGCTACGCGATCCGGCCGCACCTCGCGCCCCTGACAATGCACCGTACCCTGAATCGGCGACTCCAGCGCCAGCAAAATTTTCAGCAAGGTGGATTTGCCGCAGCCGGATGCGCCCACCAGCGCCACGCGTTCTCCCGCATGAAGGTCGAGACTGACGTGCTGCAGCGACGGAGTGGCCGTTGCCCGGCGTGTCAACATACCCGCTGTTTGATACTGGTGGCTGACCTGATGGAGTTGTAAAAAGGGGGCTTCACTTAGCATGCAAGACGCGTGGTGCATAACATTAACTGGCCTGTGAACATGGTGCGGATGGCGTGCGGTTCTGGCGGGGAAAAGCGGCGCCAGTGGATGCCTGACGCGCCGCCGATACCAGCGCACGGGTATAAGAATGGCGGGGATGCGTCAGCAACTGACGCATGTCGCCTTGCTCAACCAACCGGCCGTTCTCCATCACCAGCGCACGCTGGCAGATCATGGCCGCTACCGTGATGTCGTGGGTGATGAACAGCAGGCTGGTGTGCGGAGATTGGTGCAGCCGAGCCAACAAGGTTTGCAGTACCTGCGCCTGTGTGACCACGTCCAGCGCCGTGGTGGGTTCATCGGCGATCAATAACGGACGTTCACACAGTAATGCCAGTGCAATACACAGGCGCTGACGTTGGCCGCCGGAGAGTTCGCCGGGGTAGCGCGTGAGCACGGCTTGCGGATCGGCAAAGCCGACCGCACGCAGCA is a window of Dickeya solani IPO 2222 DNA encoding:
- a CDS encoding ABC transporter substrate-binding protein; this translates as MRMFRSPSLKVVATLASTLLLAGCFDKPEPAATGADSSRIRLAMLLPPRSALSPFSDDAFKLSRWRAGETLVVLDANGDAQPALATHWQQLDALTWRFTLRDGVKFHDGSDFNASAVVNALTAATHATPKPRILDGVTLSVVEEDAHTVQIKTATRDPLLPQRLSSPQLTLLSPAAYGANGVVSPVKTGTGPFVLTQVNGTSSARLDRFDGYWGNKATAPGIDVDFVPDSAARTAALRTGTADLVEAIPVSQAPLLDPALVHEVPMPRTNTLYLNTRRGVFSDPGLRAAARDAIHRDILVKNVYENRADVAAGLLGPAVQWAAALRQPVVAPTAARAPNGATITLATFSDRAELPEVAVYLAQQLTAAGFTVKQEVREYSQIEADVLAGHFDAFILSRATVLDSGDPVAYLYSDFSCKGSFNISQLCNPEVDDALKQAAATPAGEARRQAIMAAENLILATNAAIPLLHERVIQGESARLRQAIRDPRERALIDVQTHIDGAHAKP
- a CDS encoding ABC transporter ATP-binding protein — encoded protein: MHHASCMLSEAPFLQLHQVSHQYQTAGMLTRRATATPSLQHVSLDLHAGERVALVGASGCGKSTLLKILLALESPIQGTVHCQGREVRPDRVARLRWYRRLVQYIPQDPAGSLAPHASVFALIAEPLRQLGMAENLKQTVCDVLEQVDLPLTLLHQRAESLSGGQAQRVAIARAIALRPAFLLADEPVSGLDLPLRQQITTLLDTLSRRHGMGLLLVSHDLSVVAALCQRVLVMYNGSLVEDRPLSELLAEPFHFHTQALLAAVPTLPAFD
- a CDS encoding ABC transporter ATP-binding protein gives rise to the protein MLDVRQLTLCIDGNHKIHDVSFSLAPGERVCLLGGSGSGKSLTARCLLGALPIGSRLSGSIRLQGHDVTGLPLSQRPPDERPAAIFQDSATSLNPLFTVEAQLRMALKHQPTHRPQPDLLRAVGFADPQAVLTRYPGELSGGQRQRLCIALALLCERPLLIADEPTTALDVVTQAQVLQTLLARLHQSPHTSLLFITHDITVAAMICQRALVMENGRLVEQGDMRQLLTHPRHSYTRALVSAARQASTGAAFPRQNRTPSAPCSQAS